In Helianthus annuus cultivar XRQ/B chromosome 3, HanXRQr2.0-SUNRISE, whole genome shotgun sequence, a single window of DNA contains:
- the LOC110878534 gene encoding uncharacterized protein LOC110878534, producing MTSPVAAEDHSNTKTDEATTAFHRKRSRRVSFAENTFVHIFNRDEDLETPKLPDPPTSPSHNNNDDDDEEEDEFEPIIRVVASPSSAGSSISATSNDEDNFFGPVSTNFIRRDLLDSAGSDENHDQTMDSTAFSMHYHSLARSDSGDMKTSTRVHLFEEKTPTLSSVPSDNTRNSMQLTLVNKPDFHPNISTSNTSAGSPSNDMSLVGHYHDKYDYGNLLPVMDPLMTEDNNDMHVVSNISVLKSPIKDGKQNENGSDFMDFSYNQDNERSGFISHEEHNEVVSDKRDEMASKPLTPNQSIRGALTVKTNDPVKDAYGIISSTEFLATNQGTPSNHINMAHHINDVTEKEKKSPLVGSITYLTNTPNHKLSNGVGLFKSPGTVTPSNNQTSVTRRASVSSLQKSISKLRLLEASPFSAVLNAKLEDSNSRSLIGLSKMTPFGNLLEKDDATTNPEDNKTVNHEESLPEVASQLVLSSEDACSGEHMQQNLLKAADIEEMMCDRKGFMYDVHNNSETRGELTNLSKDIQHDNIQSVIRESDVSMEQTNDSLVSNGDEKSCHKNVEDQFGTSPCVLNDNADSLHAENVQSDVSSAERKRKAEHETVVKTAKVKLGSNSHLELPSDSEMSTIGPNLEHLAKIHTKFFRETNLLSHSVDKMNLHAIDRMVDILGPLQRSKTYQLLSSDMHSKDKRAAETRLILCKFVHEQAKLQLMHVKRERLLKNMHSLASAIQESETLKLNHSLRDSQHVQSINHRPLSDNNMDIQECQVDNDTLTSMRQAEEEIDKKISNLMCKMKGEPNTADTIAFANNHLVKKAHCQIIRKEMQLWVLDDLKNSKDHHDVVLNYLGLLSQRLTVTSGVLACSSISHTLNQRNIQKNFKDMDASTAFGFVFDAGFLQKHVGATSLAQATQMTTSRLGNLVDVMEEIQLASIELKNLIHAKFHTSLDERLDLELYFFDSNSRKKATVTLNTSCLKRGIYPSEIAVCQIDSSHEKLSAEIAGAVQDLKVGFFRILRLCRRISQLVSVQGKS from the exons ATGACGTCACCGGTGGCCGCAGAAGACCACTCCAACACCAAAACCGACGAAGCAACAACGGCCTTTCATAGAAAACGATCCCGGCGCGTCAGCTTTGCTGAGAACACTTTCGTTCACATATTTAACCGTGACGAAGACCTCGAAACCCCCAAGCTTCCCGATCCCCCTACCTCACCATCACacaataataatgatgatgatgatgaggaggaggaTGAGTTCGAACCGATTATTCGGGTGGTTGCGTCTCCATCCTCCGCTGGAAGCTCCATTTCTGCTACCTCCAATGATG AAGATAATTTTTTTGGTCCTGTATCAACAAATTTTATTAGACGAGATTTACTAGACTCTGCTGGTTCAGATGAAAACCACGATCAAACCATGGACTCAACTGCATTTTCAATGCATTACCATAGCCTTGCCAGATCAGATTCAGGTGACATGAAAACTTCCACACGGGTTCACCTTTTCGAGGAGAAAACCCCTACTCTAAGTTCCGTTCCTTCCGATAATACAAGAAACTCCATGCAACTGACACTAGTGAACAAGCCGGATTTCCACCCCAATATCTCTACTTCTAATACAAGCGCAGGTTCTCCATCGAATGACATGAGTCTTGTTGGACACTATCATGATAAGTATGACTATGGGAACTTATTGCCTGTTATGGACCCGCTCATGACAGAGGACAATAACGATATGCATGTGGTCTCCAATATTTCGGTGCTAAAGTCACCGATAAAAGATGGAAAGCAAAATGAGAACGGGTCTGATTTTATGGATTTTAGTTATAATCAAGATAATGAAAGGTCAGGATTTATCAGTCATGAGGAGCATAACGAAGTTGTTTCTGATAAACGTGATGAGATGGCTTCCAAACCACTAACCCCTAATCAGTCTATCAGG GGCGCTCTTACTGTTAAAACAAACGATCCCGTCAAAGATGCATATGGAATCATCTCCAGCACGGAATTCTTGGCAACTAATCAAGGCACTCCTTCAAATCATATTAATATGGCTCATCATATAAATGATGTAacagaaaaggaaaaaaaatctCCTTTAGTAGGTTCAATAACCTATTTAACAAACACGCCAAATCACAAGCTTTCAAATGGCGTTGGCTTATTTAAATCTCCAGGAACCGTGACTCCTTCAAATAATCAAACAAGTGTTACTCGAAGAGCTAGTGTTTCATCTTTACAAAAAAGCATCTCTAAACTTAGACTTCTAGAAGCCTCTCCCTTTTCGGCTGTGTTGAATGCTAAACTTGAAGATTCAAACTCTAGATCGTTAATTGGTCTCTCTAAGATGACTCCTTTCGGTAATCTGTTAGAGAAAGATGATGCAACTACAAACCCTGAGGATAATAAGACCGTAAATCATGAGGAAAGTTTGCCTGAAGTTGCATCACAATTGGTTTTATCGTCTGAAGACGCATGCTCTGGAGAAcacatgcagcaaaatcttttaAAGGCTGCAGATATAGAAGAAATGATGTGTGACAGGAAAGGTTTTATGTATGATGTTCACAATAATTCAGAAACAAGGGGGGAGTTAACAAACTTATCAAAAGATATACAACATGATAACATTCAATCAGTTATAAGAGAAAGTGATGTCTCTATGGAACAAACAAACGATTCTCTTGTATCAAATGGCGATGAAAAATCTTGTCATAAG AATGTGGAAGATCAGTTTGGTACAAGTCCCTGCGTATTGAACGACAACGCTGATTCTTTACATGCAGAAAATGTACAGTCTGACGTAAGCTCAGCTGAGCGTAAAAGAAAAGCTGAACACGAGACTGTCGTAAAAACTGCTAAAGTCAAACTGGGTTCAAATTCTCATCTTGAACTCCCAAGTGACAGTGAAATGTCAACTATCGGTCCTAATTTGGAACATTTGGCTAAG ATTCATACAAAATTCTTTAGAGAGACAAATCTTCTTTCACATTCAGTTGATAAGATGAATTTGCATGCG ATTGATCGTATGGTTGATATTCTCGGGCCGCTACAGAGATCAAAGACATATCAACTTCTTTCTAGTGACATGCATTCTAAAGATAAAAG AGCAGCAGAAACACGATTAATATTGTGCAAATTTGTGCACGAGCAAGCAAAGTTGCAGCTAATGCATGTGAAACGAGAGAGGTTACTG AAAAATATGCATTCACTCGCCTCGGCAATTCAAGAGTCTGAAACATTAAAGTTGAACCATTCTCTACGAGATTCACAACATGTTCAAAGTATTAATCATCGGCCCTTATCAGACAATAATATGGACATTCAAGAG TGCCAAGTAGACAATGACACGTTGACTTCAATGAGGCAAGCAGAAGAGGAAATCGATAAAAAAATTTCCAACTTAATGTGTAAGATGAAAGGAGAACCCAATACTGCTGACACTATTGCATTTGCTAataaccatttggtgaaaaaagCACATTGTCAGATCATACGAAAGGAAATGCAG CTTTGGGTTCTAGACGATCTGAAGAATAGCAAAGATCATCATGATGTTGTTCTTAACTACCTTGGCCTATTGTCTCAAAG GCTGACGGTTACTTCCGGTGTACTCGCATGCAGTTCCATTTCTCATACATTAAATCAAAGGAATATACAAAAG AATTTTAAAGATATGGATGCTTCAACTGCGTTCGGGTTTGTCTTTGATGCTGGCTTTTTACAGAAGCATGTCGGTGCTACAAGCTTGGCGCAAGCAACACAA aTGACGACTTCTCGTTTGGGCAATTTGGTGGATGTGATGGAGGAGATACAACTTGCAAGTATAGAGCTAAAGAATCTGATTCATGCAAAATTTCACACATCCTTAG ATGAACGCCTTGATCTGGAGCTCTATTTCTTTGATTCAAACAGCCGAAAAAAGGCAACAGTAACTCTAAACACTTCATGTCTTAAAAG GGGTATCTACCCATCGGAGATTGCTGTATGCCAGATTGATTCATCTCATGAAAAACTCTCAGCTGAGATTGCCGGAGCAGTTCAAGATCTCAAAGTGGGATTTTTTAGGATTTTACGGTTATGTAGGCGCATATCGCAGTTAGTTAGCGTTCAAGGTAAAAGCTAG